From one Gimesia sp. genomic stretch:
- a CDS encoding PQQ-binding-like beta-propeller repeat protein produces MLARYQTVVRGTFCAVLFMLCISTLSAADWPMWRGNPERTAVTTETLPVDLKRSWTRQLPRHQVAWPNEERLQYDLVQEPVAVGDRILLGSPLDGNLSAFDANTGDVLWRYETNGPIRFAPVVVEDNVLFGSDDGYLYCLNLPDGKLRWKITGAPETHPRRWHLGNDRLISYWPVRGAPVVKDGVAFFGAGIWPSMGTYLSAVDIETGKRKWINQRIQFLKNVRIDHNYLQEAGLSPQGYCLIADGMLVVPNGRSMPARIDPETGKMYYYVQGYRNGDSRVTAAGEVLLVGHSGVVNLSDGREVGNRWVEAGKNAPESWSTPKRDLFEGPFNAYKMMPGCSYRATYDEGISYGVEKGVIYAYDLSKAKKGQYEKKLGAQTLNPGKWEAPLLWKLDTKLGKGVTHSVIKAGKTLYGHVGATLFAAEIAADGKSAKLVWKEKLNDTVGSLIAANQRLIVSCLNGELHCFQAKSQKHKWHQLAHVPLPKIPEEVTHAAFEYLDASSIKAGVANSVKPGYVVLLGLGHESLPEAILQVANVRLIVVEDDAAMVSRLRNKFQNVDGYGRNIQVIQADPDTFQLPHYLADLIIDQSPAAQSAIAAKERLNVVRPYGGVACLTVNEENRTVIQQVIDGLDTQHWDVKQRQDKVFLMRVGALPGSSDWTHECSDGARSYFSRDKLVKAPLGILWYGDGPGHGFHKFKDYGRGVKPQVAGGRLVAFDDRAKRLTALDAYTGRLLWNFDTGTSIVRFATLPDAVIVGRNSECVILNPADGSIVQTLSCQLDPALQGEPGVVDVRVSDPLILIAVGYDLPKGSSHPAIESGLWDAKTIVAFDRKTGKQLWSTSAIERFNIHSIVIGEGLVYCTDSIAPLKADHLMRRGTAPETFTSTVLALDAADGTVKWKYDRQYGHRVMTGRGPLAIRPYDDWSAYSYQSKFLYTGKLKEMQAINAATGEIVWEKPIGMQPLMLYDDSFINQAGIKYDLLTGEQLSTSPLFKRSGCNYTVGNQNLLFLRNNCATYVDMDQNKEFSLRNLRSGCSNSLVAADGLLSVPCFSTGCICNYPLQTSFAMVHQPEVSQWTTDDPIDVKALRDEQTSLTPPISLKPAK; encoded by the coding sequence ATGCTCGCTCGATATCAAACCGTTGTCCGTGGCACATTCTGTGCCGTATTGTTTATGCTCTGTATTTCAACTCTGTCCGCAGCCGACTGGCCGATGTGGCGGGGGAATCCGGAACGGACCGCCGTCACCACTGAAACCCTGCCCGTGGACCTCAAGCGGAGCTGGACACGTCAGTTGCCACGGCACCAGGTCGCCTGGCCGAACGAGGAGCGCCTGCAGTATGACCTGGTGCAGGAACCGGTGGCGGTCGGCGATCGCATTCTCCTCGGCTCTCCGCTGGATGGCAATTTGAGTGCTTTCGATGCAAACACAGGGGATGTGCTCTGGCGCTATGAGACTAATGGGCCGATCCGGTTCGCACCGGTGGTCGTGGAAGACAACGTGCTGTTCGGTTCGGACGACGGCTACCTCTACTGTCTCAATCTGCCAGACGGGAAACTCCGCTGGAAAATCACCGGGGCCCCCGAGACGCATCCCCGCAGGTGGCATCTGGGCAATGATCGTCTGATTTCCTACTGGCCTGTCCGCGGTGCACCGGTCGTGAAGGACGGTGTCGCCTTCTTTGGCGCGGGGATCTGGCCTTCGATGGGAACCTATCTGAGTGCTGTCGATATAGAAACAGGCAAACGAAAGTGGATCAATCAGCGAATTCAGTTCCTGAAGAATGTCCGCATCGATCATAATTACCTGCAGGAAGCGGGGCTTTCACCACAAGGGTATTGCCTGATCGCAGACGGGATGCTGGTCGTGCCCAACGGCCGTTCAATGCCGGCCCGCATTGATCCCGAAACGGGCAAAATGTACTACTACGTACAGGGCTATCGTAACGGGGATTCCCGCGTGACCGCAGCGGGTGAGGTTTTGCTGGTCGGGCATTCCGGCGTGGTGAATCTGTCAGACGGACGCGAAGTCGGCAACCGCTGGGTGGAAGCGGGGAAGAATGCGCCCGAGTCCTGGAGCACACCCAAGCGGGATCTCTTTGAAGGGCCGTTCAATGCCTACAAGATGATGCCCGGTTGCAGTTATCGGGCGACCTATGATGAGGGAATCAGTTACGGCGTCGAGAAAGGGGTGATCTACGCCTATGATCTTTCAAAGGCGAAGAAAGGACAGTACGAGAAAAAGCTGGGGGCGCAGACGCTCAATCCCGGCAAGTGGGAAGCCCCCCTGCTCTGGAAACTGGATACGAAGCTGGGCAAAGGGGTGACGCATTCCGTCATCAAGGCCGGCAAAACCCTGTATGGGCATGTGGGGGCGACACTGTTTGCTGCGGAGATCGCGGCGGACGGAAAATCAGCGAAACTGGTCTGGAAGGAAAAACTGAATGACACGGTTGGCTCGCTGATCGCCGCCAATCAGCGTCTGATTGTTTCCTGTTTGAACGGCGAGCTGCACTGTTTTCAGGCAAAATCGCAGAAACACAAATGGCACCAGCTGGCGCATGTTCCGCTGCCGAAAATCCCCGAGGAAGTGACTCATGCTGCCTTTGAGTATCTGGATGCGAGTTCTATTAAAGCGGGTGTGGCAAATTCCGTGAAGCCCGGTTACGTAGTGCTGCTGGGCCTGGGCCACGAGTCGTTGCCCGAGGCGATTCTGCAGGTTGCCAATGTTCGCCTGATCGTCGTTGAAGACGATGCCGCGATGGTCAGCCGATTGCGGAATAAATTTCAAAATGTCGACGGGTATGGCAGGAACATTCAGGTGATTCAGGCTGATCCTGATACCTTTCAGTTGCCGCATTATCTGGCGGATCTGATCATCGATCAGAGTCCCGCCGCGCAGAGTGCGATTGCTGCGAAGGAGCGACTGAACGTGGTGAGGCCTTATGGGGGCGTGGCCTGCCTGACGGTGAATGAAGAAAATCGGACGGTGATTCAACAGGTGATTGACGGCCTGGATACTCAACATTGGGACGTGAAACAGCGACAGGACAAGGTCTTCCTGATGCGGGTCGGTGCCCTGCCCGGCTCGTCCGACTGGACGCACGAATGTTCGGATGGAGCCCGGTCTTACTTTTCACGTGACAAACTGGTCAAGGCGCCGCTGGGGATTCTCTGGTATGGCGACGGTCCCGGCCACGGGTTTCACAAGTTCAAGGATTACGGACGGGGCGTGAAGCCGCAGGTGGCCGGTGGGCGACTGGTGGCCTTCGATGACCGGGCGAAACGGCTGACGGCCCTCGACGCATACACCGGGCGTCTGTTGTGGAACTTCGATACCGGAACCTCGATTGTCCGTTTTGCGACCTTACCCGATGCAGTGATTGTCGGCCGGAACTCCGAATGCGTGATTCTGAACCCGGCGGACGGCTCGATCGTCCAGACGCTCTCATGCCAGCTCGATCCTGCATTGCAAGGAGAGCCGGGCGTGGTCGATGTGCGAGTCTCTGATCCGCTGATTCTGATCGCGGTCGGCTATGACCTGCCTAAAGGCAGCAGTCACCCGGCGATTGAGTCGGGTTTATGGGATGCGAAAACGATTGTGGCGTTTGACAGGAAAACTGGCAAACAGCTCTGGTCAACATCCGCGATCGAACGCTTCAACATTCATTCGATCGTTATTGGTGAAGGACTGGTCTACTGCACTGATTCGATCGCGCCGCTCAAGGCTGACCACCTGATGCGTCGTGGCACGGCTCCCGAGACCTTTACTTCGACCGTGCTGGCACTGGATGCAGCTGACGGTACAGTCAAATGGAAGTATGACCGGCAATACGGGCATCGGGTGATGACCGGTCGCGGCCCACTGGCGATTCGTCCCTACGACGACTGGTCTGCCTACTCGTATCAGTCCAAGTTCCTGTATACGGGCAAGCTGAAAGAGATGCAGGCGATCAACGCGGCGACGGGCGAGATTGTCTGGGAGAAGCCGATCGGAATGCAGCCACTGATGCTCTATGATGATTCGTTTATCAACCAGGCAGGGATCAAGTATGACCTCCTGACCGGCGAGCAACTCTCCACCTCCCCCCTGTTCAAGCGGAGCGGCTGTAACTACACCGTGGGCAATCAGAACCTGCTCTTTCTGCGGAATAACTGTGCCACGTATGTGGACATGGATCAAAACAAAGAGTTCAGTCTGCGGAACCTCAGATCGGGCTGCAGCAACAGCCTGGTCGCCGCTGACGGCCTGTTGAGCGTGCCCTGTTTCTCGACCGGCTGCATCTGCAATTACCCGCTGCAGACCTCGTTCGCGATGGTACATCAACCGGAAGTCAGCCAGTGGACGACCGACGATCCGATTGACGTCAAAGCTTTGCGGGACGAGCAGACCTCACTTACGCCGCCAATCTCCCTGAAACCGGCAAAATGA
- a CDS encoding alkaline phosphatase family protein, with the protein MRNSYCQFYCLIVVALVCLNTLTVAQAADGQHHVVVISIDGLAAYLVDDPKVPLPTIRRLAREGCIVDGGMKVSDPSVTWPNHTTLVTGMKPGRHGVLANGVLMRGGIGVPVKIDSHRDQSELVKVPTVVDVAHAAGLRTAEVNWPCTRNSKSFDDQFPDVPEALDYTTPRLRTELIEKGLLKDETHTSFRKASIVGLDYVWTEAACHLICERKPHLMLVHLLNNDATHHKRGAQSQEGYTANAYADMCVSRIIDAIDDAGIRDKTTVILVSDHGFTLTPKAIRPNILLRQAGLLKVEGGKLTQAQVHVIPEGGIGLVYCTNPAEAARTSADFKKMFSGQEGVADVLLPDRFEEVGFPHPREYNQVPDAILIAKDGYAVSDSVTGDTLVTTYEEARTSLGSHGFLAKLPKMNAMCILSGAGIRTGIKLPTVDNTVIAPTIAKLLGLKYPDVDGKPLLQAIQTSN; encoded by the coding sequence ATGCGTAATAGTTATTGTCAGTTCTACTGTCTAATTGTTGTTGCCCTGGTCTGTCTAAACACTCTGACCGTGGCACAAGCAGCCGATGGTCAACATCACGTGGTTGTCATCAGCATTGACGGGTTAGCAGCCTATCTTGTTGATGATCCTAAAGTTCCGTTGCCAACAATTCGTCGACTCGCGCGCGAAGGCTGTATCGTTGATGGCGGAATGAAAGTTTCTGACCCTTCTGTAACCTGGCCCAACCACACAACTTTGGTGACAGGCATGAAACCCGGTCGACATGGTGTACTTGCAAATGGGGTTCTCATGCGTGGTGGGATTGGAGTACCGGTAAAGATTGATTCACATCGTGACCAGAGTGAGCTTGTAAAAGTTCCCACCGTAGTGGATGTGGCTCATGCTGCAGGGCTTAGAACTGCTGAAGTGAACTGGCCGTGTACTCGCAATTCGAAGTCGTTTGATGACCAGTTTCCTGATGTTCCTGAGGCCCTTGATTACACGACACCACGGTTGCGAACAGAACTGATTGAAAAGGGCCTCTTGAAGGACGAGACGCACACCTCTTTTCGTAAAGCCAGCATTGTCGGGTTGGATTATGTCTGGACTGAAGCAGCGTGTCATTTAATTTGTGAACGTAAACCACATCTCATGCTTGTCCATCTTCTGAACAATGATGCGACACATCACAAGCGGGGAGCACAGTCACAAGAAGGCTACACTGCCAATGCGTATGCTGACATGTGTGTCTCTCGAATTATAGACGCGATCGATGACGCTGGAATTCGTGATAAGACGACGGTTATCCTGGTGTCTGATCACGGTTTCACCCTCACACCCAAAGCGATTCGGCCGAACATTTTACTGCGACAGGCAGGTTTATTGAAGGTCGAGGGGGGAAAGCTGACGCAGGCACAGGTACATGTCATTCCGGAAGGTGGCATTGGTCTCGTGTACTGCACTAATCCAGCTGAAGCTGCTCGGACTTCTGCTGATTTCAAGAAGATGTTCTCAGGGCAGGAAGGTGTCGCCGATGTTCTCTTGCCAGATCGCTTTGAAGAAGTCGGATTCCCGCACCCGCGTGAATACAACCAGGTACCCGACGCCATTTTAATCGCGAAAGATGGATATGCAGTCTCAGATTCCGTGACGGGAGATACGCTTGTCACCACATATGAAGAAGCGCGAACGTCTCTGGGCTCACATGGGTTTCTGGCAAAACTTCCGAAGATGAATGCCATGTGCATCCTGTCTGGTGCTGGCATTCGAACAGGAATAAAGCTTCCAACTGTGGACAATACCGTGATCGCTCCCACGATCGCGAAACTACTGGGACTCAAATACCCTGATGTCGACGGTAAACCATTGTTGCAAGCAATACAGACCAGCAACTGA
- a CDS encoding cold shock domain-containing protein, with the protein MTEGTIKRVVDKGFGFIDNGTGTDMFFHMSNLEGIQFDDLQEGQRVEYTEGQGPKGPRAENVRAI; encoded by the coding sequence ATGACTGAAGGTACTATTAAGAGAGTAGTTGACAAAGGGTTTGGATTCATTGATAACGGAACTGGAACAGATATGTTCTTCCACATGTCAAATCTTGAAGGAATCCAGTTCGATGATCTTCAAGAAGGTCAACGTGTTGAGTACACTGAAGGACAAGGTCCTAAGGGCCCACGTGCTGAGAACGTTCGAGCTATCTGA
- a CDS encoding TspO/MBR family protein has protein sequence MTERARWTGLVVFIVICLGAGGLGAIATTPEIEGWYKTIEKPMWNPPDSVFGPVWTTLFVMMAIAAWIVWKPEGLKAARMPLTLFAGQLSLNVAWSWIFFGMHEPSWAFAEIVILWLAIIATTVTFFRCSRAAGWLMVPYLAWVSFASVLNFTIWRLNAG, from the coding sequence ATGACCGAACGCGCTCGCTGGACCGGCCTTGTGGTCTTTATCGTTATCTGTCTGGGAGCGGGCGGTCTGGGAGCCATCGCAACCACGCCCGAGATCGAGGGCTGGTACAAGACCATCGAGAAGCCGATGTGGAATCCACCGGACTCTGTTTTTGGCCCAGTATGGACTACGCTTTTCGTGATGATGGCGATCGCAGCCTGGATAGTCTGGAAACCGGAAGGGTTAAAGGCTGCGAGGATGCCTCTCACGCTGTTCGCAGGGCAACTCAGCTTGAACGTCGCCTGGTCATGGATCTTCTTCGGCATGCATGAACCTAGCTGGGCGTTCGCGGAGATCGTAATCCTCTGGCTTGCTATTATTGCAACGACTGTTACATTCTTTCGATGTTCAAGAGCAGCCGGCTGGCTGATGGTGCCGTATCTGGCCTGGGTCAGCTTCGCCAGCGTGTTAAACTTCACGATCTGGAGATTGAACGCCGGGTAA
- a CDS encoding anion permease, with amino-acid sequence AIVMSSVMSNTATANLLLPIVMGLAVSSVTPVMIGVAFACSLAMPLPISTPPNAIAFGTGELKTIDMLKPGLVIAVVGAMLAFSTGYWWWDIVGLF; translated from the coding sequence GGCAATTGTGATGTCGTCCGTGATGAGTAACACCGCAACTGCAAACCTGCTCTTGCCGATCGTTATGGGTTTGGCCGTCTCCAGCGTCACGCCCGTTATGATTGGTGTGGCTTTTGCCTGCTCGTTGGCAATGCCGCTGCCTATTTCGACTCCCCCGAACGCAATTGCGTTTGGAACTGGCGAGTTGAAAACAATCGACATGCTCAAACCTGGCTTGGTGATCGCGGTCGTCGGAGCGATGCTGGCATTTTCAACAGGCTATTGGTGGTGGGACATCGTTGGTTTGTTCTAA